A genomic window from Candidatus Andeanibacterium colombiense includes:
- a CDS encoding DUF3473 domain-containing protein, which yields MAEQPSHPPVVNGLSVDVEDWFQVGAFERVIERGDWDGLTTRVERNVSEILDLFDDAGVKATFFTLGWVAQRNRALIRRIAERGHEVASHGWDHARVHTLDRARFGEDLRKARSELEDASGVRVSGYRAPSFSIDRRTPWAYDELAAQGYVYSSSVAPIAHDHYGWREAPRFAFKPLPGSELVEIPVTTAEFAGKRLAAGGGGFFRVLPYGFSRWAIRQVNRREGRPAIFYFHPWEIDPDQPRVVGAPLRSRLRHYTKLDAMAGKLRQLVREFRWGRMDALAAGEAARAVDLAA from the coding sequence GTGGCCGAACAACCGTCTCACCCGCCGGTCGTCAACGGCCTTTCGGTCGATGTCGAGGACTGGTTCCAGGTCGGCGCCTTTGAACGCGTGATCGAGCGAGGCGACTGGGATGGGCTGACCACGCGGGTGGAGCGCAACGTCTCCGAAATCCTCGACCTGTTCGACGACGCCGGCGTCAAGGCGACCTTCTTCACCCTCGGCTGGGTCGCGCAGCGCAACCGCGCGCTGATCCGCCGGATCGCCGAACGCGGCCACGAGGTCGCGAGCCACGGGTGGGACCACGCGCGGGTCCATACGCTGGACCGCGCGCGCTTCGGGGAGGACCTTCGCAAGGCGCGGAGCGAGCTTGAGGACGCTTCGGGCGTGCGGGTCAGCGGCTATCGCGCGCCGAGCTTCTCGATCGACCGACGCACCCCCTGGGCCTATGACGAACTGGCCGCGCAGGGCTACGTCTATTCCTCCAGCGTCGCGCCGATCGCGCACGATCACTACGGCTGGCGCGAGGCACCGCGCTTCGCGTTCAAACCGCTCCCCGGGTCCGAACTGGTCGAGATCCCGGTGACCACCGCCGAGTTTGCCGGCAAGCGGCTGGCCGCGGGCGGGGGCGGGTTCTTCCGCGTGCTGCCGTATGGCTTCTCGCGCTGGGCGATCCGCCAGGTGAACCGGCGCGAAGGGCGCCCGGCGATATTCTATTTCCATCCGTGGGAGATCGATCCAGATCAGCCGCGCGTGGTCGGTGCGCCGCTCCGCTCGCGCTTGCGCCACTATACCAAGCTCGATGCGATGGCCGGCAAATTGCGCCAGTTGGTCCGCGAGTTCCGCTGGGGCCGGATGGACGCGCTCGCCGCAGGCGAGGCGGCGCGGGCGGTGGACCTCGCCGCATGA
- a CDS encoding XrtA-associated ATPase: MFDDFYGLHGKPFQLTPDPAFYFPSGTHRKALSYLRYGLAQGEGFIVITGEVGAGKSTLVAHLVASIDPAQLTVGQVVTSKLDEAEIVHVVAQSFGLHVEGHDKASALGAIEGFLHNEARAGRRCLLIVDESQNLTVPALEELRMLSNFQLGAHPLLQTLLLGQPEFRATLQGHAGLEQLRQRVIAAHHLEPMEAGEIEPYIVHRLSHVGWDGNPSFDQRVFTDLFEASGGIPRRVNQIANRLLLLGAVEQRSRIDAAMLQQVLAEMESDNAFPAAAPAPLPRSAFVSDAAPAAPAQAPAAPAAPAFDQRAILAALAERDAQITELQQAVVELTYARDDASASSVSPEIGALNERLAQLEARLMEQERTMRHTLTMLIEWIESDGSQIAA; encoded by the coding sequence ATGTTCGACGATTTCTACGGGCTCCACGGCAAGCCGTTCCAGCTCACCCCCGATCCGGCCTTCTATTTCCCCAGCGGAACGCACCGCAAGGCGCTGTCCTATTTGCGCTATGGCCTGGCCCAGGGTGAAGGCTTCATCGTGATCACCGGCGAGGTCGGGGCAGGCAAGTCCACCCTGGTCGCGCATCTGGTCGCGTCGATCGACCCCGCGCAGCTGACGGTCGGCCAGGTGGTGACCAGCAAGCTCGATGAGGCGGAGATCGTCCACGTCGTCGCGCAGAGCTTCGGCCTGCATGTCGAAGGGCACGACAAGGCGTCGGCGCTCGGCGCGATCGAGGGCTTTCTCCATAACGAAGCGCGTGCCGGCCGCCGCTGCCTGCTGATCGTCGACGAATCGCAAAACCTCACCGTTCCGGCGCTCGAGGAACTTCGGATGCTGTCGAACTTCCAGCTCGGCGCGCATCCGCTGTTGCAGACGCTGCTGCTCGGCCAGCCCGAATTCCGCGCGACCCTGCAAGGCCATGCGGGGCTCGAGCAATTGCGCCAACGCGTGATCGCCGCGCATCATCTCGAGCCGATGGAAGCGGGCGAGATCGAGCCCTATATCGTCCACCGGCTGAGCCATGTCGGATGGGACGGCAATCCGTCGTTCGACCAGCGCGTGTTCACCGATCTGTTCGAGGCATCGGGCGGCATTCCGCGCCGGGTAAACCAGATCGCCAACCGGCTGCTGCTGCTCGGCGCGGTGGAGCAGCGTTCGCGGATCGATGCGGCAATGCTGCAGCAGGTGCTGGCCGAGATGGAAAGCGACAATGCTTTTCCGGCGGCCGCCCCGGCGCCGCTGCCACGTTCGGCCTTCGTCTCTGACGCCGCGCCTGCCGCACCCGCTCAAGCGCCTGCCGCTCCTGCCGCTCCGGCCTTCGACCAGCGCGCCATCCTCGCCGCGCTTGCCGAACGCGATGCGCAGATCACCGAATTGCAGCAGGCGGTGGTCGAGCTGACCTATGCCCGCGATGACGCTTCCGCCTCATCCGTGAGCCCCGAGATCGGTGCGCTGAACGAGCGGCTCGCCCAGCTCGAAGCCCGGCTGATGGAGCAGGAGCGCACGATGCGCCACACGCTGACCATGCTGATCGAATGGATCGAAAGCGACGGCTCGCAGATCGCCGCCTAG
- a CDS encoding amidotransferase 1, exosortase A system-associated, which translates to MCGIAGIFHCSTPKPVDAARVERMTEALAHRGPDGSGVWTAPGVGLGHRRLSIIDVAGSPQPMHSSDGRAAIVFNGEIYNYRELRRELRRELAAMGAKFRTDGDTEVILAAWQKWGPDCLSRLHGMFAFALYDLADRTLFIARDRFGVKPLFMAHLSDGSLAFASELKGLLAHPLLRREADPLAIEDYLAWGYVPDHRSILKGVEKLPAGHYRLLRHDAAPAAPVRWWDISFAERHKGSEADLEAELLHHLREAVTSRMVSDVPLGAFLSGGVDSSSVVALMAEASREPVRTCSIGFDVASSDESSYAAEVAKLFGADHRSRRVGVDDFAEIDRLAAMFDEPFADASALPTWRVCQLAREHVTVALSGDGADEAFAGYRRQVFQAHEDRVRGLLPAALRGPVFGALGALYPKADWAPRPLRAKSTLLALAENGEEAYASALAVSPHGLRDSLYSPDLRGHLSGYRAEQPFIDTMRRAQARSGLDRAQYADLAFWLPGDILTKVDRTSMAVSLEAREPLLDHRLVEFAARLPEKMRVRGSQGKWLMKRTMRRYLPDNILYRPKQGFVTPIAEWLRGPLAGEARAIGSSATLARTGWFDGKRISRIAEDHISGRADHSRFLWQLLMLDRSLGRLGIAA; encoded by the coding sequence ATGTGCGGCATCGCCGGGATCTTCCATTGTTCGACCCCCAAGCCGGTCGATGCCGCGCGCGTCGAGCGGATGACCGAGGCGCTCGCCCACCGCGGGCCTGACGGTTCGGGCGTGTGGACCGCGCCGGGCGTCGGCCTCGGCCACCGCCGCCTGTCGATCATCGACGTCGCCGGATCGCCCCAGCCGATGCATTCGTCCGATGGGCGCGCCGCGATCGTGTTCAACGGCGAGATATATAATTACCGCGAATTGCGCCGCGAATTGCGCCGCGAGTTGGCGGCGATGGGCGCCAAATTCCGCACCGATGGCGATACCGAGGTGATCCTCGCCGCATGGCAGAAGTGGGGGCCGGATTGCCTCTCGCGCCTCCACGGCATGTTCGCCTTCGCGCTCTACGATCTGGCCGACCGGACGTTGTTCATTGCCCGCGACCGCTTCGGGGTGAAGCCGTTGTTCATGGCGCATCTGAGCGACGGCAGCCTCGCCTTTGCGTCGGAACTGAAGGGACTGCTCGCCCACCCGCTGCTGCGGCGCGAGGCCGATCCGCTGGCGATCGAGGATTATCTGGCGTGGGGCTATGTCCCCGATCACCGCTCGATCCTCAAAGGGGTCGAAAAGCTCCCTGCCGGGCACTACCGCTTGCTGCGCCACGATGCCGCGCCCGCCGCGCCGGTGCGGTGGTGGGACATCTCCTTTGCGGAGCGCCACAAAGGTTCCGAAGCCGATCTCGAGGCGGAGTTGCTCCACCACCTGCGCGAAGCGGTGACTTCGCGCATGGTCTCCGACGTCCCGCTCGGCGCGTTCCTCTCGGGCGGGGTCGATTCCTCCAGCGTGGTCGCGCTGATGGCCGAGGCGAGCCGCGAGCCGGTGCGGACCTGTTCGATCGGCTTCGACGTCGCGAGCTCGGACGAGAGCAGCTACGCCGCCGAGGTCGCAAAGCTGTTCGGCGCCGATCACCGCAGCCGCAGGGTCGGGGTCGACGATTTCGCCGAGATCGACCGGCTTGCCGCGATGTTCGACGAGCCCTTCGCCGACGCCTCCGCTCTGCCGACCTGGCGCGTGTGCCAACTCGCGCGCGAGCATGTGACGGTTGCGCTGTCGGGCGACGGCGCGGACGAAGCCTTCGCCGGCTATCGCCGCCAGGTGTTCCAGGCGCATGAGGACCGGGTTCGCGGATTGCTGCCGGCGGCGTTGCGCGGCCCCGTGTTCGGGGCGCTCGGCGCGCTCTATCCGAAGGCGGACTGGGCGCCGCGTCCCTTGCGCGCGAAGAGCACCTTGCTCGCGCTCGCCGAGAACGGCGAGGAGGCCTATGCCTCGGCGCTCGCGGTCAGCCCGCACGGCCTGCGCGACAGCCTCTATTCGCCGGATCTGCGCGGCCATCTTTCCGGCTACCGTGCCGAGCAGCCGTTCATCGACACGATGCGGCGGGCGCAGGCGCGCTCGGGCCTCGACCGCGCACAATATGCAGATTTGGCCTTCTGGCTCCCTGGCGATATCCTGACCAAGGTCGATCGCACCAGCATGGCAGTAAGCCTTGAGGCGCGCGAGCCGCTGCTCGATCACCGGCTGGTCGAATTCGCCGCCCGCCTGCCCGAGAAAATGCGCGTGCGCGGCAGCCAGGGGAAGTGGCTGATGAAGCGGACCATGCGCCGCTATCTGCCCGACAACATCCTCTACCGCCCGAAGCAGGGCTTCGTCACTCCGATCGCGGAGTGGCTGCGCGGGCCGCTCGCGGGCGAGGCGCGGGCGATCGGCTCCTCCGCCACGCTCGCGCGCACGGGCTGGTTCGACGGCAAGCGCATCTCCAGGATCGCCGAAGACCACATCTCCGGGCGGGCCGACCATTCGCGATTCCTGTGGCAGTTGCTGATGCTTGACCGTTCACTCGGTCGCCTAGGTATCGCAGCTTAG
- the xrtA gene encoding exosortase A, whose translation MPPEAVLPPSLFTALTPRIPQAWRVPLAQLALAWTALIAWFGRDWADMAGQWWNSSTYNHIVLVPAILAWLAWQRAAELRRLDPAAWWPGLLLVTGALFLWLLGAISGLNLARQLGAVMVLQGAAVTLLGPRVSGGLLFPLAYMLFLVPFGDELIPLLQTVTAKLTIGMIHLSGVRAAIDGVFIDTPVGLFEVAEACSGVKFLIAMLALGVLVAQVCFRSWRRRVAFMIAAAVLPILANGVRAWGTIFIAQSQGVRFAEGFDHIFYGWVFFGVVMALLLAGSWRFFDRAVDDPLVDVARIEASPVLARLEQMRMGGWPAVAAIAALALLACAWALRAATLAAPMPATIALPEVPGWHRADYRPQVWWEPRAQGADHRLLGRYRDGAGHEVDVFYALYAAQGEGREAGGFGEGALSPDTRWRWEKPGPAVADAQSEVLFAGGEVHRLAATFYRTSGLLTGSNSELKLANMRDRLLMRARPTGMLILSGEEGGAHPAADSIAAFRAATGPTGAWMDGIGQVP comes from the coding sequence ATGCCGCCTGAGGCCGTGCTCCCGCCAAGCCTGTTCACCGCGCTGACGCCGCGGATCCCACAGGCGTGGCGCGTGCCGCTGGCGCAGCTGGCGCTCGCCTGGACCGCGCTGATCGCATGGTTCGGCCGCGACTGGGCGGACATGGCGGGCCAGTGGTGGAACAGCTCGACCTATAACCACATCGTGCTGGTGCCGGCGATCCTCGCGTGGCTCGCGTGGCAGCGCGCGGCGGAGCTGCGGCGACTCGATCCTGCCGCCTGGTGGCCGGGGCTGCTGCTGGTGACCGGGGCACTGTTCCTGTGGCTGCTCGGCGCGATCTCGGGCCTCAACCTCGCGCGCCAGCTCGGCGCGGTGATGGTGCTTCAGGGCGCGGCGGTGACGTTGCTCGGGCCGCGGGTTTCGGGCGGGTTGCTGTTCCCGCTCGCCTATATGCTGTTCCTCGTGCCGTTCGGCGACGAGCTGATCCCGCTGCTCCAAACGGTCACCGCCAAGCTGACCATCGGCATGATCCACCTGAGCGGCGTCCGCGCCGCGATCGACGGCGTATTCATCGACACGCCGGTCGGGCTGTTCGAAGTGGCCGAGGCCTGCTCGGGCGTGAAGTTCCTGATCGCGATGCTCGCGCTGGGCGTGCTGGTCGCCCAGGTCTGCTTCAGGAGCTGGCGGCGGCGGGTTGCCTTCATGATCGCGGCGGCGGTGCTGCCGATCCTTGCCAATGGCGTACGCGCCTGGGGGACGATTTTCATCGCCCAATCGCAGGGCGTGAGATTCGCCGAGGGGTTCGACCATATCTTCTATGGCTGGGTGTTCTTCGGGGTAGTGATGGCGCTGCTGCTCGCGGGCAGTTGGCGCTTCTTCGACCGCGCGGTGGACGATCCGCTGGTCGATGTCGCGCGGATCGAAGCCTCACCCGTGCTGGCCCGGCTCGAACAAATGCGGATGGGCGGCTGGCCCGCGGTGGCGGCCATCGCCGCCTTGGCCCTGCTTGCCTGCGCTTGGGCTCTGCGCGCCGCAACACTCGCGGCACCGATGCCGGCGACGATCGCACTGCCCGAGGTCCCGGGCTGGCACCGCGCCGATTACCGGCCGCAAGTGTGGTGGGAGCCGCGCGCGCAAGGCGCGGACCACCGCCTGCTCGGCCGCTACCGCGACGGCGCCGGCCACGAGGTCGATGTGTTCTACGCGCTCTATGCCGCCCAGGGCGAAGGCCGCGAGGCAGGCGGCTTCGGCGAGGGGGCGCTGTCGCCGGACACGCGCTGGCGCTGGGAGAAGCCCGGGCCCGCGGTGGCCGATGCGCAATCGGAAGTGCTGTTCGCCGGCGGCGAGGTCCACCGCCTCGCGGCGACCTTCTACCGTACCAGCGGGCTCCTCACCGGCAGCAATTCGGAACTCAAGCTTGCCAACATGCGCGACCGGCTGCTGATGCGCGCACGGCCCACCGGGATGTTGATCCTCTCGGGCGAGGAGGGCGGGGCGCATCCCGCCGCAGACAGCATCGCCGCCTTCCGCGCCGCGACCGGACCGACCGGTGCGTGGATGGACGGCATCGGCCAAGTCCCGTAG
- a CDS encoding crotonase/enoyl-CoA hydratase family protein yields the protein MDRLASNLDRSGSVSDDADKPVMLLGDGDEHLVDAGARHLAMPEELFHLKELECFYEDSRRTLWSYMRPAGRPSFNPAMLADFNSWQRLIGANFGPGGVPLRFLVLGSRSPGVWCFGGDLELFQSMIRARDHYGLVQYGYKCVEILHRNMQALDLPMLTIGLVEGAALGGGFEALLSFDHIIAERGATFGLPEMLFGLFPGMGAHSILTRKLGSAMAERLIVSNQTYTAEQMFDLGIVHQLAEPGEGLATCREFIDRSERRHGGLVNARKAMKQVYPITLDELKRVVDLWADAALQLREQDLKIMSRLASAQSRLASAGPQAA from the coding sequence ATGGATCGACTGGCGAGCAATCTCGACAGGAGCGGCAGTGTTTCGGATGATGCGGACAAGCCGGTCATGCTGCTGGGCGACGGCGACGAGCATCTCGTCGACGCTGGCGCCCGTCACCTCGCAATGCCGGAAGAACTGTTCCATCTCAAAGAGTTGGAATGTTTTTACGAAGATTCGCGGCGTACTTTGTGGAGCTATATGCGGCCCGCCGGCCGGCCGAGCTTCAACCCGGCGATGCTGGCCGATTTCAACAGCTGGCAGCGGCTGATCGGGGCCAATTTCGGGCCCGGAGGCGTGCCGTTGCGGTTCCTCGTGCTGGGCAGCCGTTCGCCCGGCGTATGGTGCTTCGGGGGCGATCTCGAGCTTTTCCAGAGCATGATCCGAGCCCGGGACCACTACGGCCTGGTGCAATATGGTTACAAGTGCGTGGAAATATTGCACCGCAATATGCAAGCGCTCGATCTGCCGATGCTCACCATCGGGCTGGTCGAAGGCGCGGCTTTGGGCGGCGGGTTCGAAGCGCTGCTGTCGTTCGACCACATCATCGCCGAACGCGGGGCGACCTTCGGGCTGCCCGAGATGCTGTTCGGGCTGTTCCCCGGCATGGGCGCCCACTCGATCCTCACCCGCAAGCTCGGCAGTGCGATGGCCGAACGGCTGATCGTGTCGAACCAGACCTATACGGCCGAACAGATGTTCGATCTCGGCATCGTCCACCAGCTCGCCGAACCGGGCGAAGGGCTTGCGACCTGCCGTGAATTTATCGATCGGTCGGAGCGGCGGCACGGCGGGCTGGTCAATGCGCGCAAGGCGATGAAGCAGGTCTATCCGATCACGCTCGACGAGCTGAAGCGCGTGGTCGACTTGTGGGCCGACGCCGCGCTCCAGCTGCGCGAGCAGGATCTCAAGATCATGAGCCGCCTGGCTTCCGCGCAATCGCGGCTGGCCAGCGCGGGGCCCCAAGCGGCGTAA
- a CDS encoding FemAB family PEP-CTERM system-associated protein, which yields MNAPFPLASEGIRLADLRQPDEIARIDAFVAELGGSLFHRPAWLRAVERGTGQSALGVIAEKRGALTGWLPLSEIHSPIFGRALASSGFAVGGGILSRDKAGARRLARAAEELALRRSCTAIELRGGEAPRDWDIRTDSHCGFEWELAADDEAQLLAIPRKQRAEVRKGLDRDLTVHVGTDASDRAAHYAVYAESVRNLGTPVFPRALFEAALDGLDADILTVRHQGKPVASVLSFYYASAVLPYWGGGTYAARRLRANDRMYYELMLHARRRGCTRFDFGRSKTGSGAFHFKRNWGFEPQPLSYASWTAPGAARRDADPTSAKHSARIALWRQLPLPIANRLGPLIARGLG from the coding sequence ATGAACGCGCCGTTCCCGCTCGCAAGCGAAGGTATCCGCCTCGCCGATTTGCGCCAGCCTGACGAGATTGCCCGGATCGACGCCTTCGTGGCGGAACTGGGCGGCAGCCTGTTCCACCGCCCCGCGTGGCTGCGCGCGGTCGAGCGGGGAACCGGGCAGAGCGCGCTGGGCGTGATCGCCGAGAAGCGCGGGGCATTGACCGGCTGGCTGCCGCTGAGCGAAATCCATTCGCCGATCTTCGGCCGAGCGCTGGCTTCGAGCGGGTTTGCGGTCGGCGGCGGCATTCTGTCGCGCGACAAGGCCGGCGCCAGGCGGCTCGCCCGCGCGGCCGAGGAACTGGCCCTCCGTCGCAGCTGCACCGCGATCGAATTGCGCGGCGGCGAGGCGCCGCGGGATTGGGACATCCGCACCGACAGCCATTGCGGTTTCGAGTGGGAACTTGCCGCGGACGATGAGGCGCAATTGCTCGCGATCCCGCGCAAGCAGCGCGCCGAGGTGCGCAAGGGGCTCGATCGGGATCTGACCGTGCATGTCGGGACCGATGCGAGCGACCGCGCGGCGCATTACGCGGTCTATGCCGAAAGCGTCCGCAATCTCGGCACGCCGGTGTTTCCGCGGGCGCTGTTCGAGGCTGCGCTGGACGGGCTCGATGCCGATATCCTGACCGTGCGCCATCAGGGGAAGCCCGTCGCGAGCGTGCTGTCCTTCTATTACGCGAGCGCGGTGCTGCCCTATTGGGGCGGAGGCACCTACGCCGCGCGGCGCCTGCGGGCCAACGACCGGATGTATTACGAGCTGATGCTCCACGCCCGCCGGCGCGGCTGTACCCGCTTCGATTTCGGGCGCTCCAAGACTGGTAGCGGCGCGTTTCATTTCAAGCGCAACTGGGGCTTCGAGCCGCAGCCGCTTTCCTATGCCAGCTGGACCGCGCCGGGCGCCGCAAGGCGCGATGCCGATCCGACCAGCGCGAAGCATTCGGCGCGGATCGCGCTTTGGCGGCAATTGCCGTTGCCGATCGCCAATCGGCTCGGCCCGCTCATCGCGCGGGGACTCGGATGA
- a CDS encoding TIGR03087 family PEP-CTERM/XrtA system glycosyltransferase, whose protein sequence is MSEILFLAHRLPFPPDRGDKIRSHHVLKALAKLAPVHVASFVDIKADWAHEDELAQVAASHCLAARSKPLALAGIEAALLRQPVSLAAFASTKLAHYVEQTLTARPISAIYVFSGQMGQYVPAGFAGRLIVDLVDVDSAKFEAYAAEGRWPKGWINAREGRLLAAEEGRLAARADTTLLVSEAEANLLRSRLVAPANVLALGNGIDTEGFDPARVKPALLGEGPHLVFTGQMDYAPNVAAALHGIEFVLPAVRRHHPQAQFHIVGRAPARELLARDGRDGVRIHGEVPDVRPFLAAADAVVAPLAIARGIQNKVLEAMAMARPVVLTSGAATGIGAEDGVQFAIGDGYADFSARVLALLANPGAAQAMGKAARQFVKRQRGWDAMLGALPAIMGFPKRRRRDAA, encoded by the coding sequence ATGAGCGAGATCCTGTTCCTTGCGCACCGCCTGCCGTTCCCGCCCGACCGCGGCGACAAGATCCGCTCACACCACGTGCTGAAGGCGCTGGCCAAGCTTGCGCCGGTCCATGTCGCCAGCTTCGTCGATATCAAGGCCGACTGGGCGCATGAGGACGAGTTGGCGCAAGTCGCGGCGAGCCATTGCCTTGCCGCGCGTAGCAAGCCGCTCGCGCTCGCCGGGATCGAGGCGGCGCTACTCCGGCAGCCGGTCAGTCTTGCCGCCTTCGCCAGCACGAAACTCGCGCATTATGTCGAGCAGACCCTCACCGCGCGCCCGATTTCGGCGATCTACGTGTTCTCGGGCCAGATGGGGCAATATGTCCCGGCGGGCTTCGCGGGCCGGCTGATTGTCGACCTGGTCGATGTCGATTCAGCCAAGTTCGAAGCCTATGCGGCCGAGGGGCGATGGCCAAAAGGCTGGATCAATGCGCGCGAAGGCCGCCTGCTTGCGGCCGAGGAAGGGCGGCTCGCGGCGCGCGCCGACACGACCTTGCTGGTGAGCGAGGCCGAGGCGAATCTGCTTCGTTCGCGTCTGGTTGCGCCGGCGAATGTCCTGGCGCTCGGCAACGGGATCGATACCGAGGGGTTCGATCCGGCGAGGGTGAAACCCGCACTACTCGGGGAGGGGCCGCATCTCGTGTTCACCGGCCAGATGGATTACGCGCCGAATGTCGCGGCGGCGTTGCACGGGATCGAGTTCGTTCTGCCGGCGGTGCGTCGGCATCATCCGCAGGCGCAGTTCCACATTGTCGGCCGCGCGCCGGCGCGCGAATTGCTTGCCCGGGACGGGCGGGACGGCGTCCGCATTCACGGCGAAGTGCCCGATGTGCGGCCGTTCCTCGCCGCCGCCGATGCGGTGGTGGCACCGCTCGCGATCGCGCGGGGGATCCAGAACAAGGTGCTTGAAGCGATGGCGATGGCCCGCCCGGTGGTACTGACCTCGGGCGCGGCGACCGGGATCGGCGCGGAGGACGGAGTCCAGTTCGCGATTGGCGATGGTTATGCCGATTTCTCCGCCCGCGTACTGGCGCTGCTCGCAAACCCCGGAGCCGCGCAGGCGATGGGCAAGGCCGCGCGGCAGTTCGTGAAGCGGCAGCGCGGCTGGGACGCGATGCTGGGTGCGTTGCCGGCGATCATGGGTTTCCCGAAGCGGCGCAGGCGCGATGCCGCCTGA
- a CDS encoding preprotein translocase subunit YajC gives MRRIVTSLLIALAAVAAPQAAFAQDDEGAGSRKHIDVSPYIEAAQVVSKEFSPGDDFVTYTRIAAGVDANVQGRNSGGSVSLRYERRIGWRDGDPDGDLISGIARIGVAVLPNKALTIEAGGMAAQTRVTGNGSAILSPVVDNPGKSNIYAAYAGPSVHTNAGDLDIQGHYRFGYAKVEEPDALVTAPGADPLDVFDQSTIHDAEAHIGIRPQTVLPVGIGLGGGWVREDVSNLDQRVENRWARGDLALPLGPSLEVVGGVGYENVKVSNRDVLRDGSGDPVIGKDGRYVTDKSAPRQISFDTEGLIWDAGVVWRPSRRTELEAHVGRRYGSMSYYGSLSYKPSPRTSFNVGVYDTMSGFGGQVTNALAELPTDFEAVRNPISGDIGGCVESLQGGQCLTGVLNGIRSSTFRARGVAGTVAVQLGRLKAGIGAGYDNRKFIGAKGTILEDSSGVIDESVWAAAYLNGRIDENSSFSTSIYANWLDSGFDGAGSSSGYGASASYYRSITQHVSATAAVSVDGESRGDGTEDTISGAAMLGMRYSF, from the coding sequence ATGCGCCGGATCGTAACCTCCCTGCTGATCGCGCTGGCCGCCGTCGCCGCGCCGCAAGCCGCCTTCGCGCAAGACGACGAGGGCGCGGGGTCACGGAAGCACATCGACGTGTCCCCCTACATCGAGGCCGCTCAGGTGGTTTCGAAGGAATTCTCGCCGGGCGACGATTTCGTCACCTACACCCGCATCGCGGCGGGCGTGGATGCCAATGTCCAGGGTCGCAACAGCGGCGGCTCGGTCTCGCTGCGCTACGAGCGGCGGATCGGCTGGCGCGACGGCGATCCCGACGGCGATTTGATCAGCGGCATCGCCCGCATCGGCGTGGCGGTGCTGCCGAACAAGGCACTGACGATCGAGGCCGGCGGCATGGCCGCGCAAACCCGCGTCACCGGCAACGGCAGCGCGATCCTCAGCCCGGTGGTCGACAATCCGGGCAAGAGCAACATCTACGCCGCCTATGCCGGCCCGTCGGTCCATACCAATGCCGGCGATCTCGACATCCAGGGCCATTATCGCTTCGGCTATGCGAAGGTGGAAGAGCCTGATGCGCTGGTCACCGCGCCGGGCGCCGATCCGCTCGACGTGTTCGACCAGAGCACGATCCACGACGCGGAGGCCCATATCGGCATCCGTCCGCAGACCGTGCTTCCGGTCGGCATCGGCCTCGGTGGCGGCTGGGTCCGCGAAGACGTTTCCAACCTCGACCAGCGGGTCGAAAACCGCTGGGCGCGCGGCGATCTTGCGCTGCCGCTCGGACCTTCGCTCGAAGTGGTCGGCGGGGTCGGCTACGAGAACGTCAAGGTCTCCAATCGCGACGTGCTGCGCGACGGGAGCGGCGATCCGGTGATCGGCAAGGACGGGCGCTACGTCACCGATAAGTCAGCACCACGCCAGATCTCGTTCGACACCGAAGGGCTGATCTGGGACGCCGGCGTGGTCTGGCGCCCGAGCCGCCGCACCGAGCTGGAAGCCCATGTCGGCCGCCGCTACGGCTCAATGAGCTATTACGGCTCGCTGTCCTACAAGCCGAGCCCGCGCACCAGCTTCAACGTAGGGGTTTACGACACCATGTCGGGCTTCGGCGGTCAGGTCACAAATGCGCTGGCCGAGCTGCCGACCGATTTCGAAGCGGTCCGCAACCCGATCTCCGGCGATATCGGCGGCTGCGTCGAGAGCCTGCAGGGCGGCCAGTGCCTCACCGGCGTGCTCAACGGCATCCGCTCCTCGACCTTCCGTGCACGCGGTGTCGCCGGCACGGTGGCGGTCCAGCTCGGGCGGCTCAAAGCCGGGATCGGCGCAGGCTACGACAACCGCAAGTTCATCGGCGCGAAGGGCACGATCCTTGAGGATTCGAGCGGCGTGATCGACGAAAGCGTCTGGGCGGCCGCCTATCTCAACGGCCGGATCGACGAGAATTCGAGCTTCTCGACCAGCATCTATGCCAATTGGCTCGACAGCGGCTTCGACGGCGCCGGCAGTTCGAGCGGCTATGGCGCTTCCGCCAGCTATTATCGCTCCATCACCCAGCACGTTTCGGCGACCGCCGCGGTCAGCGTCGATGGCGAGAGCCGCGGCGACGGGACCGAAGACACCATCTCGGGCGCGGCGATGCTCGGCATGCGCTATTCGTTCTGA